The following DNA comes from Deltaproteobacteria bacterium.
TTTAGTTGTTGAAACATTTCTTCTCCTACTGAGAAGGTATTGATATGGCAATCGTATTCAAACCGGAATCACTCTGTATTTCAAAGAGGGCGCCCCATTTCTTCAACAGCAGGAAAGCACAGAGCAATCCCCCGCCTCTGGTCATCTCCAGAGAAGAATAATCTGCCTGTGATTCTTCAAGTAACAGCCTCTTTTGATCTTCAGATATTGGAGTTCCTTGATTCTGGATCTTCATGCATACATGACCATTGTCACATTGTGTTGAGATAGTAAATTCCTTTGAGGCGCTTTCCTTCATTGCATCCATCGAATGCCTGATCAATGCTGAAAGTGCCAGGGAATAATCAGCGGGGGCTCCTTTTACCTCCGGAAGTTCCCTATCGAGCTGCATCGTCTTTTTAATACTATGCTTGAAATCCAGATAAAAATCGAAAAACTTCATTTCGAGTTCGATAAGCTCAGATAAGTTTATTCTCTGTATTGTTGTATCACTGATTGCACAAAATTTTCCTGCCACATGCTGAAGCATACTGGAAAGTCTATCAGCCTCCCTCGCTATGGATTCAACATCATAGACCAGTTTTTTGTTATCTTCCCAATAAGAGGCATCTCTTTCGACATCAGTTTTTTTCATGATTTCAGCTAATTTCCTCTGTAACAGTCTGGAACGGCCCATAATCCCATTTAAAGGATTGGCAAAATTGTGAACGATGCCGGGAAGGAGTTCCTTAATAAATGTATCCTGAAACTCTTTTTCCACAATGCTGTATATATCCTGATGATCCATACCTTCTTTCCCTTCCCGTGCTGTCTCTCTCGTATTGCGAACTTTATTATCGCAGATTACTGTCTCACTTCCTCTTGTCGATGATCATGTTCTGCAACATTTTCCACGCTTTATCCACATTCTCTTCTTCAGGATCACCGGTACCTGCTTTTGTTGAACGGCCGGTAGAGTATATCGTAATACTATTGCCTTCCTTGTCTTTGATTTCCCTTACACCAATCTGATCATAAGGATTCGCCTCTTTTGCATCCCTTTCCTGCTGCAGCATCATTTGAATTGTCTCGTCACTAACACCCGCTTTTCTCAACTGAATGATCTGATCAGGAGTCAAGGCATAACTGTAATTCAGAAAATTGCTTAATAAAACTAAAATAACAGCGATATATATATATTTGCGTATCATTCCATTCCTTCCCGATAGTTAAGTTACCTGAAGTATGTTCATTTATGGAAACCGACACTTTAGAGTAATATAAATTTTGTGAAATATACCTCTTTTACTCCTCCGCCCAGAAGCCCATCCAATTCATCCCGTAATTCCTTTTTTATTGCACTGTATGCTTTTGAAGACGTCAGCACATACTTACCCTTGTTTTTCAAGGCATTATAGGCCATATTTCTCATCTCCGCTTTGTTTGCTGAAATTTTTTTGTCTTGATTCACGACAATAGCAATCTCACAGACAAGTACTCTGTAATTTCCATGCTCATCTCTGAGGCCAATCACAAAACTATCCAGATTCTCTATATTTTCATGTATTGATCTGACTTCCGTAAATTCTGTACTATGGTTGACACGCGCATCTTTCTTTACAGAAAACATCAACAGTGAAACTCCGACAATACCTGAAAAGAAAAAAAGGATGGCTGCAAGGATAACCTTTTTTTTCGTCAGCCATTTTAACGATCTCCAACCCTTCCCGTTTTTTACCGGTTCCTCTTCTTTAAGTGGGGCATCGAGGTCAGGGAGATCCCCTTCTTCCAATAGATCAAGTTCTACTTTGCGTACCATATTACAAAACCTTTTCTTATGTCAATGGAACTTCAGTAATACACTCCCCGGATTTCCTTCAGGTTGCCTCCCAATCTCAGGATAGCCTGGGTATGAAGCTGGCAGACCCTTGACTCCGTCAGATTCACTACCTTGCCTATCTCCTTCATGGTCAGCTCCTCATAATAATAAAGCGATAAAATCAATCTCTCTTTTTCAGGAAGAGCATCTATGGCCTTCTTCAGCACAACCCTTAATTCATTTGTGACGAGAAATGAAAAAGGGGTTTCTTGATCCATCCTGTCAAGCAAATCATAATTTGCGTAAGTTTCTTGATAATCGGGAGGAAGATCCTCACTGCTCAGAAGTGTTACCCCCTTTGCCTCATCAAGAATCTCATAGTATTTATGAAGAGGAACATTAAGATATCGGCACATTTCTTCCTCTTCCGGCGGTCTGCCCAATATCTTCTGAAGGGAAGAAAAAGATTCCTCTAACTTTGAATACTTATTTCTTGTCGAACGGGGCATCCAGTCTCTTGCTCTGAGTTCGTCCAGCACAGCGCCCCTGATTCTGAAGCTTGCGTATGTTTCAAACTTTACATTCCTTTTTTTATCAAATTTTTCGATTGCCGAAATCAAACCGATAATACCCACATTTATCAACTCTTCTTTGACATTCAAATGGGACGGCAATTTCACAGAAACCCTCTCTACAATATTTTTCACAAGAGGGGCATATTTCATGATGAATTCATCACGTTTCTTTCTCTCCATGACGAGTGCATCATGTTTCTTTTTATCCATGATCCTCACCAACAATGGCTCGTGAAAAAAATTTCATACTGCCCAAATTATACTTCTCAGGTTTCTCAAGACATATCTTTCTGGCTATTGACGATAGACATTTGCTTGCCTGTGAATAAGGATAGATTTCTGCGAACATTTTCTGCTGCTTTATGGCTTCTGTCACTTTTTCATCGTAAATTACGTAACCCAGATATTCAATTGAAAGATCAAGGAAGTGTTCCGTCGCCTTACTCAATTTCGTAAAAACTTCGCGGGCTTCATGGGAACTTTTCACCATATTTACAATCAGCATAACCCTTTTTTCGGCATGACCTTGATAGAGTATCTTAATCAGGGCATACGCGTCTGTCAGGGAGGTCGGTTCCGGTGTAACGATAACAATTATCTCCTTGGCAGCCATGTTAAAATAGAGAACATTGCTGGTTATGCCGGCGGCCGTATCGATAAACATAAAATCAAAATCTTCGTTTAAATCATTCAGTTCGTCCATGAGAGTAAGCTTTTGACCTTTGGACAATTCAGCCATTTCCTGAATCCCGGAAGCAGCCGGTAAAATCTTGATACCGCCGGGACCAGGAACCATTATTTCCGGAAGCGTCTTCTTACCGAGGAGAACATGATGTATATTGTATTGTGGGGATATGCCGAGGATTACATCAATATTTGCCAGTCCCATATCTGCATCAAATATTAAAGTCTTCCTCTTCAGTCTTGACAGAATGTATGCAAGATTGGCCGTTATGCATGTTTTTCCGACGCCCCCCTTTCCACTGGTAATTGCAATCACCCTGATATTCGCCTTTTCCTTGTCACCGGCAACGTCGTCTCTATGCTCGACTTCTGACGCCATCTTATGAACCCCTTTGTCTGTTTCCTTCATTTCTCTGAGAACCGCAGCTTGATCCACTTTCATCCTCCATAATCTATGACTGGTGCATGATGAGTCTGGCAATTCTGCCAGGATTCGCATCTTCTATATCGTTCGGTACATTCTGCCCGTTGGTCAGATATGAAATCGGTTTACCGACGTGATCTATCACATCATACATGGAACCGAAGCCCATGGCCTCATCCACTTTTGTAAATATGATGTTATCGTAGTTAATCATCCCAAATCTTGCCGAGGCATCCAGCATGTTTTCCCGACTTGATGTCAAACTTAAAAGAAGATTGGTCTCTACAGGAACACCAACATTAAGAAAATCACGAAGCTTTTCCATGTAGCCTTCATCATTGCGACTTTTCCCCGGTGTATCCACCAAAACCAGATCTTTATCGGAAAATCGACTGAGGGCCTGTTTAAACTCTTCTTTTTCAGAGACCACCTTTATCGGAAGCCCCATAATCTTTGCATAGGTCTTTAATTGTTCGGCCGCGGCAATTCTATACGTATCTGCGGATATAAGGCCGATACCTAATTTCTCACTCATTGCATAATGCGCCGCCAGTTTAGCCAAGGTTGTTGTTTTACCCACGCCTGTGGGACCGATAAAGGCAATGACTCCCCTCTTCTTTTTTTTACTTGAAACGGGGATAGACTTTATTATTGTTTCCTCAACAAATTTAAAGGTATTATCAAAACTATCTATTTTATCTATTGTAGTAACCAGCTTATAAGCCCTTTCCCGAGATACACCGTTTGCAACTAAGTGATAATAGATCTTCGATGGAGGGCCGGGAAACAAATTTTTCTCCCACGCGCAGAGGACATCCATGAGGTTATTCAGATACCCTTTCAACTGGTTCATTTCCCTGCGGATCGGGTCTTCTCTCCTCAAATCCCTTATTAAGGATTTCATTTCATCGAGATCATTCCTGATTATATCCAAGTCAGCCGACCCGCTCAACCGGTAACCGGCGCTTTCCTCCTTTTCGCTGGATTCACGGAAACTAAGCCTGGTATCACTTTCATCCCTGGCAGCTGTTATCTCAAGAAGTGGTACTTTCCCCCCCTTCATCCTCTTTGTCGACAGGATAACGGCATTATCGCCCAGATCGTTTTTAATCCTCGTTAAAGCCTCCTGAATACTCTTTACTTCATACCTTTTAATCTGCATCTTACAACTCCACCATACCAAGTGAATTAATGTTCACATCGTGTGTGATCTCATTGTGGGAAAGAACAATAATGCCTGGGAAGAACCTTTCCAATACCTTCTTTAAATGAATCCTCGTTTTTGGAGAACAGACGATGATCGGCTGAAGACCTCTTGTCGTAAAAGTATTCATAAATTTCTGAAGATTGCTGACAATTCTCTGTATCAAATTAGGATCTGCAATGAGGTACGACTCATGCTCCGTATGCTGAATGGAATTGTTTATATGCTCTTCAATCTCCGGTGAAAGCATAACGACGGAGATATTCCCTTTTTCATCCTTGTACTGCTTTGATATTGTTCGTGCCAATGACTGACGAACATAACTGGTTAATAGATCGACATTTTTAGTAATTGGCAAATAATCCGCCAGGGTTTCCAGTATTGTCAGAAGATCGCGAATAGAAATCCGCTCTTTAAGGAGTCGTTGTAATACCTTCTGGACAGTTCCCAGCGGGATGACATTGGGGACGAGTTCTTCTACGACCTTTGGATGGCTGATGGCCAAATTATCCAGCAACGATCGAACTTCCTCCCTGCCCAATAACTCGTCGGCGTGTGATTTGATTAGTTCTGTCAAATGGGTTGTAATTACCGTAGCACAGTCAACAACGATAACACCCTTTGCCTGTATATTTTCCTTTTCCTTTTCATTTAACCAGACGGCAGGCAGGCCAAAGGCAGGTTCTTTTGTCTGCACCCCCTTTATGGTAACTCCCCGATCCTCGGGAGTTATAGCAAGATAATAGCCTGGCATTAACTCACCCCTTGTTATTTCAACCCCCTTTAAGAGAAACGCATACTCGTTAGGCTTCAACTGAAGATTATCCCTGATATGAATGGCGGGTATAATAAATCCCATTTCCATAGCCAGCTGCTTCCTCAGCGACTTGATTCTCTGAAGAAGTTCTCCACCCTGCCCTGCATCAACGAGGGATATCAGACCATAACCAACCTCAAGTTCCATCAGATCAAGCGCAAGAAGTTTTTCCACGGACTCTTTCGGTGCAACTGTCGGCGCGTCTTCTCTGACCTCTTCAGTTTTCTTCATACCCTTAAAAAGATTGTATGCTAACACACCGGTGATCAGGGAAATAATCATGAAAGAGACTTTCGGCATACCGGGGATCAAACCGAATATAAAGAGCATAACCGATGCCGTGGCTATGGCTTTAGGCTGCACAAAAAGCTGGCCTGCCAGATCCGCACCAAGATTGGAGGATGACGTAGACCTCGTTACCAGCATGCCGGAGGCTGTTGATACAATAAGGGCGGGTACCTGGGTAACAAGGCCATCACCAACGGTAAGGAGAGTGTAGTTGCGTGCCGCATCCGCAACCTCCATACCCTGCTGCAGTACGCCGATAATCAATCCTCCCACAATATTTATTAATATTATGACAATGCCTGCAACTGCGTCACCCCTGACAAACTTGCTTGCCCCATCCATTGCCCCGTAGAAGTCTGCCTCTCTTTCAATTTCAGATCTTCTCCTTCGGGCATCCGCTTCCGAAATAAGGCCTGCATTGAGATCCGCATCAATACTCATCTGTTTACCAGGCATGGCATCCAGTGTAAACCGTGCTGCAACTTCTGCTATCCTTGTGGCGCCCTTGGTAATAACGACGAAGTTGATCAGGGTAAGAACAAAGAACACAATTAAACCGACAACATAATTCCCACCGACAACAAATGTTCCAAATGCTTTTATGACCTGGCCGGCAGCGGCGGTCCCCTCATTTCCGTGAAGAAGAATCAGTCGCGTTGAAGCCACATTCAAAGATAACCTGAGAAGGGTTACCGTAAGCAGGAGAGAAGGAAACACTGATAGATCGAGGGGTCTCAGAACATACATGGACATCAATAAAATGATAATGGATACGGTAAGGTTGAATGAAAGGAGTAAATCGAGTAAGAAAGTCGGCAGCGGTACGATCATTATGATAAGAATACCGATAACACCAACAGCCAGGACGGCCGTCCCGCTTTTATCCCATCCGCGAAGAGAATCAGCATTTGCGTAAGTTGTCATGTTTCTTTTACACCGCTACCCTTTTTTTCTTTAAGCCATAAACATACGCCAATACTTCCGCAACGGCTTTGTATAAATTTTCCGGTATTACCTCATTCATATTTGCCACCTTATACAATACGCGTGCCAATGGCTTGTTCTCGACAACAGGCACATTGTTCCTTCTGGCAATTTCCCTTATTTTTTCAGCTATGAGTCCTACTCCCTTGGCAACAACAACGGGAGCAAACATCTTTAACTGATCATACTCCAGAGCG
Coding sequences within:
- a CDS encoding flagellar basal body-associated FliL family protein, coding for MVRKVELDLLEEGDLPDLDAPLKEEEPVKNGKGWRSLKWLTKKKVILAAILFFFSGIVGVSLLMFSVKKDARVNHSTEFTEVRSIHENIENLDSFVIGLRDEHGNYRVLVCEIAIVVNQDKKISANKAEMRNMAYNALKNKGKYVLTSSKAYSAIKKELRDELDGLLGGGVKEVYFTKFILL
- a CDS encoding FliA/WhiG family RNA polymerase sigma factor; its protein translation is MDKKKHDALVMERKKRDEFIMKYAPLVKNIVERVSVKLPSHLNVKEELINVGIIGLISAIEKFDKKRNVKFETYASFRIRGAVLDELRARDWMPRSTRNKYSKLEESFSSLQKILGRPPEEEEMCRYLNVPLHKYYEILDEAKGVTLLSSEDLPPDYQETYANYDLLDRMDQETPFSFLVTNELRVVLKKAIDALPEKERLILSLYYYEELTMKEIGKVVNLTESRVCQLHTQAILRLGGNLKEIRGVYY
- a CDS encoding MinD/ParA family protein, producing the protein MKVDQAAVLREMKETDKGVHKMASEVEHRDDVAGDKEKANIRVIAITSGKGGVGKTCITANLAYILSRLKRKTLIFDADMGLANIDVILGISPQYNIHHVLLGKKTLPEIMVPGPGGIKILPAASGIQEMAELSKGQKLTLMDELNDLNEDFDFMFIDTAAGITSNVLYFNMAAKEIIVIVTPEPTSLTDAYALIKILYQGHAEKRVMLIVNMVKSSHEAREVFTKLSKATEHFLDLSIEYLGYVIYDEKVTEAIKQQKMFAEIYPYSQASKCLSSIARKICLEKPEKYNLGSMKFFSRAIVGEDHG
- the flhF gene encoding flagellar biosynthesis protein FlhF, which codes for MQIKRYEVKSIQEALTRIKNDLGDNAVILSTKRMKGGKVPLLEITAARDESDTRLSFRESSEKEESAGYRLSGSADLDIIRNDLDEMKSLIRDLRREDPIRREMNQLKGYLNNLMDVLCAWEKNLFPGPPSKIYYHLVANGVSRERAYKLVTTIDKIDSFDNTFKFVEETIIKSIPVSSKKKKRGVIAFIGPTGVGKTTTLAKLAAHYAMSEKLGIGLISADTYRIAAAEQLKTYAKIMGLPIKVVSEKEEFKQALSRFSDKDLVLVDTPGKSRNDEGYMEKLRDFLNVGVPVETNLLLSLTSSRENMLDASARFGMINYDNIIFTKVDEAMGFGSMYDVIDHVGKPISYLTNGQNVPNDIEDANPGRIARLIMHQS
- the flhA gene encoding flagellar biosynthesis protein FlhA is translated as MTTYANADSLRGWDKSGTAVLAVGVIGILIIMIVPLPTFLLDLLLSFNLTVSIIILLMSMYVLRPLDLSVFPSLLLTVTLLRLSLNVASTRLILLHGNEGTAAAGQVIKAFGTFVVGGNYVVGLIVFFVLTLINFVVITKGATRIAEVAARFTLDAMPGKQMSIDADLNAGLISEADARRRRSEIEREADFYGAMDGASKFVRGDAVAGIVIILINIVGGLIIGVLQQGMEVADAARNYTLLTVGDGLVTQVPALIVSTASGMLVTRSTSSSNLGADLAGQLFVQPKAIATASVMLFIFGLIPGMPKVSFMIISLITGVLAYNLFKGMKKTEEVREDAPTVAPKESVEKLLALDLMELEVGYGLISLVDAGQGGELLQRIKSLRKQLAMEMGFIIPAIHIRDNLQLKPNEYAFLLKGVEITRGELMPGYYLAITPEDRGVTIKGVQTKEPAFGLPAVWLNEKEKENIQAKGVIVVDCATVITTHLTELIKSHADELLGREEVRSLLDNLAISHPKVVEELVPNVIPLGTVQKVLQRLLKERISIRDLLTILETLADYLPITKNVDLLTSYVRQSLARTISKQYKDEKGNISVVMLSPEIEEHINNSIQHTEHESYLIADPNLIQRIVSNLQKFMNTFTTRGLQPIIVCSPKTRIHLKKVLERFFPGIIVLSHNEITHDVNINSLGMVEL